In one Curtobacterium citreum genomic region, the following are encoded:
- a CDS encoding lamin tail domain-containing protein produces the protein MRTPALRLGAGLATGIALAAGVLTATPAVAAVGDDDPTVGARVATGPVAGLAINEVESNADDTDWVELVNTSSASIDLSGWRFLDSDSSHAAYVLPQGSTIAAGGYLVVDQETTTRPGFDFGLGGADAVRLYDPSGALTLRYAWSTHAAVTYGSCPDGSGRLVDTTASTKGKPNDCSSPVRINEVESQDGTPGDWVELTNVGTTTVDLGGYVLRDSEDDHEWTIPAGPTVAPGGFTVLDEARFGFGLGKADAVRLSDPRGVPVDSYSWTAHAATTYGRNPDGTGAFAETAEPTKGAANRFAGSVTAEAWPGGPDETVLDAEDTFTGDLSGLDWAPSATTADGRLWAVQNGDGLLYHLAPDGRGGWAPTNAAGVDLRYADGTGTPDAEGVTVTADDPGAVYVSTERDNDVSKVSRPAVLRFASADGSESVLRATDEWNLAADFPGLGANAGLEGVTWVPDAWLTSHGFVDQHTGAAYAPTSYPRHGEGLFLVGVEGTASVYAYALMDDGAFQRVATIATPFSLVAEVQFDPTLDALWVVCDEACSGRTALFDVQDGAFTLATLYEAPANADRGLANEGFAISGRCVDGARATFTADDNDTDGSSLRTGTYPCDASTEPGDGGTPAPGDGGTPAPGDGGTPSPGAGDGTPTPTQTAPGPTNPTTPTTPAAPVAPDASSLTEGNRGSVSAPSVVRAGSSATISVGAQYAGERVAVWLFSEPRLLGTPVVAADGTVTVVVPADVPAGQHRIVVTASDGTVLGWTAVTIDPATGALAFTGAELGGGIAAALLLLAAGTGVLVARRRHRSAVAQA, from the coding sequence ATGCGCACCCCTGCCCTGCGGCTCGGCGCCGGCCTCGCGACGGGCATCGCCCTCGCCGCCGGAGTGCTGACCGCGACCCCCGCCGTCGCCGCGGTCGGTGACGACGACCCCACCGTCGGCGCCCGCGTCGCCACCGGCCCCGTCGCCGGACTCGCGATCAACGAGGTGGAGTCCAACGCCGACGACACCGACTGGGTCGAGCTGGTGAACACCTCGTCGGCTTCGATCGACCTGAGCGGCTGGCGCTTCCTGGACTCCGACTCGTCGCACGCCGCGTACGTGCTGCCGCAGGGGTCGACGATCGCCGCCGGCGGGTACCTCGTCGTCGACCAGGAGACCACCACCCGCCCCGGCTTCGACTTCGGGCTCGGCGGTGCCGACGCGGTCCGGCTCTACGACCCCTCAGGCGCCCTGACGCTGCGGTACGCGTGGAGCACGCACGCGGCCGTCACGTACGGCAGCTGCCCGGACGGCTCCGGCAGGCTCGTCGACACGACCGCGTCGACCAAGGGGAAGCCGAACGACTGCTCCTCGCCGGTCCGCATCAACGAGGTCGAGTCGCAGGACGGCACCCCGGGCGACTGGGTCGAGCTGACGAACGTCGGGACGACCACGGTCGACCTCGGCGGGTACGTGCTCCGGGACAGCGAGGACGACCACGAGTGGACGATCCCGGCGGGCCCCACCGTCGCGCCGGGTGGCTTCACGGTGCTCGACGAGGCCCGGTTCGGCTTCGGGCTCGGCAAGGCGGACGCCGTCCGGCTGTCCGACCCCCGGGGCGTCCCGGTGGACTCGTACTCCTGGACGGCGCACGCCGCGACGACGTACGGACGGAACCCGGACGGCACCGGCGCCTTCGCCGAGACCGCCGAGCCGACGAAGGGCGCGGCGAACCGCTTCGCCGGGTCCGTGACCGCCGAGGCGTGGCCCGGCGGCCCGGACGAGACCGTCCTGGACGCCGAGGACACCTTCACCGGAGACCTGAGCGGCCTCGACTGGGCACCCTCCGCCACGACGGCGGACGGTCGACTCTGGGCCGTGCAGAACGGTGACGGACTGCTCTACCACCTGGCCCCGGACGGCCGGGGCGGCTGGGCACCGACGAACGCCGCCGGCGTCGACCTGCGGTACGCCGACGGCACCGGGACGCCCGACGCCGAGGGCGTCACCGTCACGGCCGACGACCCCGGCGCGGTCTACGTGTCGACCGAGCGCGACAACGACGTGTCGAAGGTGAGCCGCCCCGCGGTGCTGCGCTTCGCGAGCGCCGACGGCTCCGAGTCGGTGCTGCGCGCGACGGACGAGTGGAACCTCGCCGCGGACTTCCCGGGTCTCGGCGCGAACGCCGGGCTCGAGGGCGTGACCTGGGTGCCGGACGCGTGGCTGACGTCACACGGGTTCGTCGACCAGCACACCGGTGCGGCCTACGCGCCCACCTCGTACCCCAGGCACGGCGAGGGCCTCTTCCTGGTCGGGGTCGAGGGCACCGCGAGCGTCTACGCCTACGCGCTGATGGACGACGGGGCGTTCCAGCGCGTCGCCACGATCGCGACGCCGTTCTCCCTAGTCGCCGAGGTGCAGTTCGACCCCACGCTCGACGCGCTCTGGGTCGTCTGCGACGAGGCCTGCTCCGGGCGCACCGCGCTGTTCGACGTGCAGGACGGGGCGTTCACGCTCGCGACGCTGTACGAGGCGCCGGCGAACGCCGACCGAGGGCTCGCCAACGAGGGCTTCGCGATCTCGGGGCGCTGTGTGGACGGCGCCCGGGCGACCTTCACCGCCGACGACAACGACACGGACGGGTCTTCGCTGCGGACCGGGACGTACCCGTGCGACGCGTCGACGGAGCCGGGCGACGGCGGGACGCCCGCGCCTGGTGACGGCGGCACGCCCGCTCCGGGTGACGGCGGCACGCCTTCGCCGGGAGCGGGTGACGGAACCCCGACGCCGACCCAGACCGCCCCTGGCCCGACCAACCCGACCACCCCGACGACCCCGGCGGCCCCGGTCGCGCCGGACGCCTCGTCGCTCACGGAGGGGAACCGCGGCTCGGTGTCGGCGCCGTCGGTGGTCCGAGCCGGGTCCTCGGCGACGATCTCCGTCGGGGCGCAGTACGCCGGTGAGCGTGTCGCGGTCTGGCTGTTCTCCGAGCCTCGACTCCTCGGGACGCCGGTCGTCGCCGCGGACGGCACCGTGACGGTGGTCGTCCCCGCCGACGTCCCGGCCGGGCAGCACCGCATCGTGGTCACGGCGTCCGACGGCACGGTGCTCGGGTGGACGGCCGTGACGATCGACCCCGCGACGGGTGCGCTCGCGTTCACCGGTGCCGAGCTGGGCGGTGGGATCGCTGCGGCGCTCCTGCTCCTGGCGGCCGGGACCGGTGTCCTCGTGGCCCGTCGTCGTCACCGGTCGGCCGTCGCGCAGGCCTGA
- a CDS encoding ROK family transcriptional regulator, translating to MVEHRRGANLPSIGGFNRTVVLDAVRRSPDGLSRVELAARTGLSAQTVSNVTRFLIEAGMIVESGTVVAGRGKPRTILRLEASSRYAVGVHVDPAVVTYVLLDLAGTVLAETTTSTPSAEDPDEVVRTIATAIDGLVAGAGIAVEAVLGVGIASPGPIDVDAGVVLDPPFLPRWRDVPLRDALAEATGFPVLLEKDVTAAVVGEMFLAGESSARNFAFVYFGTGFGVGLVVDHEPVRGVGSNAGDAGHIMVDQGGLAGTPDGSGARGEVGAAVAPDRLVQVARERGLALGGTGSEDDAAAVQRAWAALGEAIDADDPVAVTLAAEAGTVMGNAVVLIVNLLDIDRVVFGGPFWSRIAPVALPAARQAVVGSPLLVPKHPVVVQDSGRGADVAAVGAACLVLDAALSPRASALLIRR from the coding sequence ATGGTGGAGCACCGGCGTGGGGCGAACCTGCCGTCGATCGGCGGGTTCAACCGCACCGTCGTGCTCGACGCGGTCCGCCGGTCGCCGGACGGCCTGAGCCGCGTGGAGCTCGCCGCCCGCACGGGCCTGAGCGCGCAGACGGTCTCGAACGTCACCCGGTTCCTCATCGAGGCGGGGATGATCGTCGAGTCCGGCACGGTCGTCGCCGGGCGGGGGAAGCCGCGGACGATCCTGCGGCTCGAGGCCTCGAGCCGGTACGCCGTCGGGGTGCACGTCGACCCGGCGGTGGTCACGTACGTGCTGCTCGACCTGGCCGGCACGGTGCTCGCCGAGACGACGACCTCGACGCCGTCCGCCGAGGACCCGGACGAGGTCGTCCGCACCATCGCGACCGCCATCGACGGCCTGGTCGCGGGTGCGGGCATCGCGGTCGAGGCGGTGCTCGGCGTCGGCATCGCGAGCCCGGGCCCCATCGACGTGGACGCGGGCGTCGTGCTCGACCCGCCCTTCCTGCCCCGGTGGCGCGACGTCCCGCTGCGCGACGCGCTCGCCGAGGCCACCGGGTTCCCGGTGCTCCTCGAGAAGGACGTCACCGCCGCGGTCGTCGGCGAGATGTTCCTGGCGGGGGAGTCGTCCGCCCGGAACTTCGCGTTCGTGTACTTCGGCACGGGCTTCGGCGTCGGACTCGTCGTCGACCACGAACCGGTGCGCGGGGTCGGCTCGAACGCCGGGGACGCCGGGCACATCATGGTCGACCAGGGCGGCCTCGCGGGCACCCCGGACGGATCGGGCGCCCGGGGTGAGGTCGGGGCCGCCGTCGCCCCCGACCGGCTCGTGCAGGTCGCGCGGGAGCGCGGACTCGCGCTCGGCGGGACCGGCTCCGAGGACGACGCCGCCGCGGTCCAGCGGGCGTGGGCCGCGCTCGGCGAGGCGATCGACGCCGACGACCCGGTCGCGGTGACGCTCGCGGCCGAGGCCGGCACCGTGATGGGGAACGCCGTCGTGCTCATCGTGAACCTGCTCGACATCGACCGGGTCGTGTTCGGCGGTCCGTTCTGGTCGCGGATCGCGCCCGTCGCCCTGCCGGCCGCCCGGCAGGCGGTCGTCGGGTCGCCGCTGCTGGTGCCGAAGCACCCGGTGGTGGTGCAGGACAGCGGTCGGGGCGCGGACGTGGCGGCCGTCGGCGCGGCTTGCCTGGTCCTCGACGCGGCGCTGTCACCGCGCGCGAGCGCGCTGCTGATCCGGCGCTGA
- a CDS encoding GNAT family N-acetyltransferase, which produces MSDLRLEELSASTAAAANSLTLKPGQEEFVQPQTYAVAESDVKPSSAWTRVVLDGDRVVGVIVGTFDEDNADEELRSAIWRVHVAGDAQGRGVGRFAVHGLADEARSRGFERLTVVYEPGGEVGPEAFFRALGFSVVRETQYGDHFAALSL; this is translated from the coding sequence ATGTCCGACCTGCGCCTCGAAGAACTCTCCGCGTCCACCGCCGCCGCAGCGAACTCCCTGACGCTCAAGCCGGGGCAGGAGGAGTTCGTGCAGCCGCAGACCTACGCGGTCGCGGAGTCCGACGTGAAGCCCAGCTCCGCCTGGACCCGCGTCGTCCTCGACGGGGACCGGGTCGTCGGCGTGATCGTCGGCACCTTCGACGAGGACAACGCGGACGAGGAGCTCCGGAGCGCGATCTGGCGCGTGCACGTCGCCGGTGACGCCCAGGGCCGGGGCGTCGGACGCTTCGCGGTGCACGGCCTGGCAGACGAGGCGCGGAGCCGAGGGTTCGAACGCCTGACCGTCGTGTACGAGCCCGGCGGCGAGGTCGGTCCCGAGGCGTTCTTCCGCGCGCTCGGCTTCTCGGTCGTGCGCGAGACGCAGTACGGCGACCACTTCGCCGCGCTGTCCCTGTAG
- a CDS encoding MGMT family protein, which produces MPSEPDPTDFGAAVALVVRSIPPGRVMTYGDVAAELGSRAPRAVGKVMAHEGSDLPWWRVVRSGGLPPVRHETRAFEHYRAEGTPLVQGSSAWRIDMRRARWSGFFEQLRD; this is translated from the coding sequence GTGCCCTCCGAGCCCGACCCGACGGACTTCGGTGCCGCGGTCGCGCTGGTGGTGCGGTCGATCCCACCCGGTCGGGTGATGACCTACGGAGACGTCGCCGCTGAACTCGGGTCACGTGCACCCCGGGCGGTCGGCAAGGTGATGGCGCACGAGGGCTCGGACCTGCCGTGGTGGCGGGTGGTCCGCTCCGGCGGGCTGCCGCCGGTCCGGCACGAGACCCGCGCGTTCGAGCACTACCGGGCGGAGGGGACGCCGCTCGTGCAGGGCTCCTCGGCCTGGAGGATCGACATGCGCCGTGCGCGCTGGTCCGGCTTCTTCGAGCAGCTGCGAGATTAA
- a CDS encoding ICP22 family protein gives MLRKNHVIATTAVTVGLLCAAAAPASAATNAFGTAATASASARASSTIPGSSTELRYFGGVPVLDLGDSRLALASSRSVVVSGVASAAGTFHLSDGDRELCSVATQGLAFVCEIPDLAPGERELHAFVTTPDGSRTAEDVVLLRARVEKPNVTSATRHGDVAVIEGTATPGAHITVATPSDDATVAEADANDGTFRVEAPVRPGNADEDDAFRVRATVDLPADQQGDPEDSLGTSAWTQVDVDDQGGTPDPGTGGPSDVVTPPTDVDPGFTPQPGDGGETPDPGDGGEGETPGDGGEGETPDPGTGGPSDVVTPPTDVDPGFTPQPGDGGETPDPGDGGEGETPAPVDPIQWIIPTDDGAGYTSLQVRGEPGTSVTATTPTGDTVRGRLDGSGSARLQLHLPSQFRWSVQVTAEHDGATAERTVEVGTGPRADQGTLVATAVSKGYESQIWFAGATGSVTISYDGQTTTASGNESGWGRYVYGPKAGTVVTVTDASGASTTITV, from the coding sequence ATGCTCAGGAAGAACCACGTCATCGCCACGACCGCCGTCACGGTCGGTCTCCTCTGCGCCGCGGCAGCTCCGGCATCGGCAGCGACGAACGCCTTCGGAACCGCTGCGACCGCCAGCGCGTCCGCCCGTGCCTCGTCGACGATCCCCGGCAGCTCGACCGAACTGCGCTACTTCGGCGGCGTGCCCGTGCTCGACCTCGGCGACTCGCGACTCGCCCTTGCGTCGTCGCGCTCGGTCGTCGTCTCGGGAGTCGCCTCCGCCGCCGGCACCTTCCACCTGTCGGACGGTGACCGTGAGCTCTGCAGCGTCGCCACGCAGGGGCTGGCCTTCGTCTGCGAGATCCCGGACCTCGCGCCGGGGGAACGCGAGCTGCACGCCTTCGTCACGACTCCCGACGGCAGCCGCACCGCCGAGGACGTCGTGCTCCTGCGCGCCCGCGTCGAGAAGCCCAACGTCACCTCCGCCACCCGCCACGGTGACGTCGCCGTGATCGAGGGCACCGCGACCCCCGGCGCGCACATCACCGTCGCGACCCCCTCCGACGACGCCACGGTGGCCGAGGCCGACGCGAACGACGGCACGTTCCGCGTGGAAGCACCGGTGCGACCGGGCAACGCCGACGAGGACGACGCCTTCCGCGTCCGCGCCACGGTCGACCTGCCCGCCGACCAGCAGGGCGACCCCGAGGACTCGCTCGGCACCAGTGCGTGGACCCAGGTCGACGTCGACGACCAGGGCGGGACCCCCGACCCCGGCACCGGCGGCCCCAGCGACGTCGTCACGCCCCCGACCGACGTCGACCCCGGCTTCACCCCGCAGCCCGGCGACGGCGGCGAGACCCCCGACCCCGGCGACGGCGGCGAGGGCGAGACCCCCGGTGACGGCGGCGAGGGCGAGACCCCTGACCCCGGCACCGGCGGCCCCAGCGACGTCGTCACGCCCCCGACCGACGTCGACCCCGGCTTCACCCCGCAGCCCGGCGACGGCGGCGAGACCCCCGACCCCGGCGACGGCGGCGAGGGCGAGACCCCCGCACCGGTCGACCCGATCCAGTGGATCATCCCGACGGATGACGGTGCTGGCTACACCTCGCTGCAGGTCCGCGGGGAACCGGGCACCTCGGTCACGGCGACCACCCCGACGGGCGACACCGTCCGCGGCCGCCTGGACGGCTCGGGCTCCGCACGCCTGCAGCTGCACCTGCCGTCGCAGTTCCGCTGGAGCGTGCAGGTGACGGCCGAGCACGACGGTGCCACGGCCGAGCGCACCGTCGAGGTGGGCACCGGCCCGCGCGCCGACCAGGGCACCCTGGTCGCGACCGCCGTCTCGAAGGGCTACGAATCGCAGATCTGGTTCGCGGGCGCGACCGGCTCCGTCACGATCTCCTACGACGGCCAGACGACCACCGCGTCCGGCAACGAGAGCGGCTGGGGCCGGTACGTCTACGGACCGAAGGCCGGCACCGTCGTGACGGTCACGGACGCCTCCGGAGCCTCGACGACCATCACCGTCTGA
- a CDS encoding DUF805 domain-containing protein: MSNDSVQPGGVALRDPFYGAPFTEAVRRFWRKYTVFTGRASRSEFWWWWVTSFVVGLVLQLVPQAFTPGSPVLENPVGSYLFVLWGLVTLIGSLALGARRLHDANRSGFWQFLLLLPVVGALVLLVLFLLPSKAEGTRFDA; the protein is encoded by the coding sequence ATGAGCAACGACAGCGTGCAGCCCGGCGGCGTCGCCCTGCGCGACCCCTTCTACGGGGCACCCTTCACCGAGGCGGTCCGGCGGTTCTGGCGGAAGTACACCGTGTTCACCGGCCGGGCGTCCCGCTCGGAGTTCTGGTGGTGGTGGGTCACGTCGTTCGTGGTCGGCCTGGTGCTGCAGCTCGTGCCGCAGGCGTTCACCCCGGGATCCCCGGTGCTCGAGAACCCGGTCGGCTCGTACCTGTTCGTGCTGTGGGGACTCGTCACGCTGATCGGCTCGCTCGCCCTCGGCGCCCGGCGCCTGCACGACGCGAACCGGTCCGGCTTCTGGCAGTTCCTGCTCCTGCTGCCCGTCGTGGGCGCGCTCGTCCTGCTCGTCCTGTTCCTGCTGCCGTCGAAGGCGGAGGGCACCCGCTTCGACGCCTGA
- a CDS encoding ABC transporter ATP-binding protein: protein MTVHGVRGEERNDFTKAESARLRRRSLALLGSLAAPLKARLWGIAVVVVVSTAGQVAGPALVAWGIDNALPAVLDRSDWTPAFVVVALYVTIAVVGAVLTAWYTVLAARISQAILLDLRKRVFLHTQRLSLEFHETYTSGRIISRQTSDLDSIRELLDSGLNQLIQGVLYMVFTAIALVVLDPTSGIVLAVSLVPLWFLTRWFQKRSQTLFRATRTTSARVIVHFVETMTGIRAVQAFRKESRNKDEYGGYVETYRQANSKVFNLFGTFDPGLVLIGNACLAAVVIVGGYRVVGGSLEIGALLAVALYAKRFFDPAEELAMFYNGYQSASAAMEKISGVLEEQPSVPDPVKPTKLPDASGRMDFDGVEFAYNADKVVLPEFTLHIPAGQTIALVGSTGAGKSTLAKLMARFYDPSTGAVRLDGVDLRDLDPKDMRRAIVMVTQEAYLFSGSVADNIALGKPGATRAEVERAAKAVGAHEFVMALPDGYDTDVNKRGGRVSAGQRQLLSFARAFIADPKVLILDEATASLDIPSERLVQEGLETLLADRTAVIIAHRLSTVAIAHRVLVMEHGRIVEDGTPADLIAGTGRFAQLHAAWRDSLV, encoded by the coding sequence ATCACCGTGCACGGGGTGCGCGGCGAGGAGCGCAACGACTTCACGAAGGCGGAGAGCGCGCGGTTGCGCCGACGCTCGCTCGCGCTCCTCGGGTCGCTCGCCGCGCCCCTGAAGGCGCGGCTCTGGGGCATCGCGGTCGTCGTGGTCGTCTCGACCGCGGGGCAGGTGGCCGGCCCGGCGCTCGTCGCGTGGGGCATCGACAACGCCCTGCCCGCCGTGCTCGACCGGTCCGACTGGACCCCGGCGTTCGTGGTCGTCGCGCTGTACGTCACGATCGCGGTCGTCGGCGCGGTGCTCACCGCCTGGTACACGGTGCTCGCGGCGCGGATCAGCCAGGCGATCCTGCTCGACCTGCGGAAGCGGGTGTTCCTGCACACGCAGCGGCTCTCGCTCGAGTTCCACGAGACGTACACGTCCGGCCGGATCATCTCCCGCCAGACGAGTGACCTCGACTCGATCCGCGAGCTGCTCGACTCCGGGCTGAACCAGCTCATCCAGGGCGTGTTGTACATGGTGTTCACGGCGATCGCGCTCGTCGTGCTCGACCCGACGTCCGGGATCGTGCTCGCCGTGTCGCTCGTGCCGCTGTGGTTCCTGACCCGGTGGTTCCAGAAGCGGTCGCAGACGCTGTTCCGGGCCACCCGCACGACCTCGGCGCGGGTCATCGTGCACTTCGTCGAGACGATGACCGGCATCCGGGCCGTCCAGGCGTTCCGGAAGGAGTCGCGGAACAAGGACGAGTACGGCGGCTACGTCGAGACGTACCGGCAGGCGAACTCGAAGGTGTTCAACCTGTTCGGGACGTTCGACCCCGGACTGGTGCTCATCGGCAACGCGTGCCTCGCGGCGGTCGTCATCGTCGGCGGCTACCGGGTCGTCGGCGGGTCGCTCGAGATCGGTGCGCTGCTCGCCGTCGCGCTCTACGCCAAGCGGTTCTTCGACCCGGCCGAGGAACTGGCGATGTTCTACAACGGGTACCAGTCGGCCTCGGCGGCGATGGAGAAGATCTCCGGCGTCCTCGAGGAGCAGCCGTCCGTGCCGGACCCGGTGAAGCCGACGAAGCTGCCGGACGCTTCCGGGCGGATGGACTTCGACGGCGTCGAGTTCGCGTACAACGCCGACAAGGTCGTGCTGCCCGAGTTCACGCTGCACATCCCGGCGGGGCAGACCATCGCCCTCGTCGGGTCCACCGGTGCCGGGAAGTCGACGCTCGCCAAGCTCATGGCGCGCTTCTACGACCCGTCCACCGGCGCGGTGCGGCTCGACGGCGTCGACCTGCGCGACCTCGACCCGAAGGACATGCGCCGCGCCATCGTCATGGTCACGCAGGAGGCGTACCTGTTCTCCGGCTCGGTGGCGGACAACATCGCGCTCGGCAAGCCCGGTGCGACCCGTGCCGAGGTGGAGCGGGCGGCGAAGGCCGTCGGCGCGCACGAGTTCGTGATGGCGCTGCCGGACGGGTACGACACCGACGTGAACAAGCGCGGCGGTCGGGTGTCGGCCGGGCAGCGCCAGCTGCTCTCCTTCGCCCGGGCGTTCATCGCCGACCCGAAGGTGCTCATCCTCGACGAGGCCACCGCGTCGCTCGACATCCCGTCCGAGCGGCTCGTGCAGGAGGGGCTCGAGACGCTGCTCGCCGACCGGACCGCGGTGATCATCGCGCACCGGCTGTCGACCGTGGCGATCGCGCACCGGGTGCTCGTGATGGAGCACGGCCGGATCGTCGAGGACGGCACCCCGGCGGACCTCATCGCGGGGACCGGCCGGTTCGCCCAGCTGCACGCGGCCTGGCGCGACTCGCTCGTGTGA